The DNA window AGCATTGGGTgcaatagatttttcttctccatcacaGTACTTATTCCACAATATAAAATGAGGAAAGCTGATCTAAGAAGTTTTctaactgcttttgaaaaccctgcacttccttttctttgactGAGGAGATCCAGAACTGAGAAGTCTAGCAATATCGATCCTGgaatctggaaaagaaaaataaagctcattCATCCTAGCTAACAGCATTTCACAGTCTCACCCACAGGATGAGAACTCACACTCACTCTCTTCTCTTACCACACAGCTTAAGTTGCTGCCTCTCACTTACTGGCATCGAGTCTTTACTCGCCCCATTACACACAAAagtgcaatattaaaaaaaaaaataggtaatttTTGGCAGATACTGTCTAATGAGACTAAGCCAAATTGACCCCCATTTCCCCATATTTCCGAAGCCTAGCTGAACTCCACGCTCCGGCCAATCTTCTTCTTCAATGATTTAAAGGGACAAAAAGGAGAAACCCTGAGGCAAAAATGGCTTTTTGTGTAGGAAGTCCAATAAAAGCTCTCCATCACAGCATCTCATAAGGCTCCTGAGATCTTCTGTGGTGGGAGGCCTTCCTCGATCCATAGGGAAGTAGACGAGCTATTACGCAGCATTCGCCTGTGGATCCGTCTGAGCCTTAGCAGGTAAAGCAGGATGGAGAGCAGCACGatcagaaaacagacaaaaaacaaatagtGATTGTAAACAAAGGAGAAGCTCCTCCAGTGGGAGTGACTTCCACGAAAGTTTTCTTGCTGGATGTCTCTGAAAAGAATCGGAGAGAGAACAGACATAAATTGTAAACCAAGCCTTGCCTCCAAATTATGttaccaaagaaaacagaacccATTTTAGTAAAACAGGCTTTATCAAGCATTACTTGAGCTACCTGAAACACATACTCAGGTTCTATATGATGCACTAGAAGCGGCATCTTGTCTCCCCCTATCTGTCAGCTGCTTTGCTATCACTGTACCTTCCCTCATGAAAACTCTTCCCTTCCATCCAAAAAACTGTTTCCAGACATTTGAGGAAACGAGGGGTACCTTAGAGGTAAAAACCGCGTTCGGTAAAGAATGGCTCCCAACGTCCACTGCACCTCCTTATCGTAcacctgcagggctgttttcaAACTGTTGTAGCtcacaggaaaagagaagccACTGTGAAATACTTCATACATCCAGGCAGACTTAAAACACTGGTACCTATAAAAAAGAGGGTCATCTAGTcaggcatttgtttttttttggcagttaCAGAGTCCCAAAGGACTAGGGAGCACACTTAGACATGGGACTATCAGTAACTTTTACGGCTGATGCAATATTTAAGGTTATATTCACACTTCCAATGATTTCATTAAACGGACCATTTGGACATGACCGCTCCCTGGCAACTCTGCCTGAATGAATTTGCTGTACAAACACGAATACTTACTTCAATCTGTGGAGATCAGCATGTGATGCATAAAGACCACGGTCAAAACGTTCCCGCAGGACAGACCACTTAGTGGCACAATAATCCttaaagaaaggggaaaaaaaaagatataaacaTTGCTTCTGccttgaaaagataaaaatgccaCTAGATAAGATGTTCTGTAAATACCAAAGGCTAGAAAACTCAAAGATAACAGTTTCCTTTGCATTGCTATTAAGCCTGACCAcaaatttcacagtattttgtaCAAAACCATTTTGACCCGTACTCGGCGTCTGTGGTAAAATTAATATGCAGTGGGACTTAGATTGTTTAGTCATACACTTGGAGGTGAAGCCTGTTCTTACGGCTCTGAGAAAGCGGGTCACGTTCCTCTAGTTTACACCGTGGTATTACTGTCCCCAACAGGCTGATCCCTGTTAGGATTAACATCTGGGGAACCGGTACagaatacataaaacaaaagagaaaggaattctAAGACATTCCTAAATAGAAGCAGGAGGTGGAAGCAGCATGGACTCCGCCAGTATCAACAGTTCTTCTGGAACTGGGCCACCCTGCATCCCAGTGCTTTTACAGGCTAGCTGTTTCAAACTAGAGTTTCTCTGAAGAATACTTCACCTTTGCAGCTTTAGTAAATTTAGCAGCATTGTAATCTCCTCCCATGCGCAACACGTCCTCAGTGCAGTAATAGAACTCTGAGAAGCCATAGAATTCACTGTTCTGAAAGTGCACAGCAGGCTGATAGACACCATTAAGGGATGTCTGCGTTTCGTTAGTCTTGTTCATGAACGGCTGAATAATTTCACGACACAGATTAAAGTCTCCTGTTCCCCGCAAATACATTATCTGTCCGTTTTGATGAATCTCATCCTGAGCATCCAGGGGCAGGCAAGGATCTAAGTACGGTGCATCAGAAGTCATGCCAGTCTCTTTGCCCAGCAGTCTGgttaaaaaaaccaacacaaacaCAGTAACAACTGCAGCTCAGAAACACCAAGCTCCAAATTACAacagcatcaaaacaaaacagcatccTCACTTAAAGAAACTTCAGCGTTCCACATAGCACACTAGAAATTACGCTTTATATCGGGATACTTTACTAACTATATTTAAGTTCGGGGTTACAGAAGCCATATCGCCAAGGAATTGAGGCTAGTTACCTGTTCTTAAGTACCGTGCTGGTAAATAGGCTGTCTTCGTATCTCTGGCGTGCTGCATTCCCTCCAAAGCCAAGGAACGTTGCGACATAGACTCTATACACGTGCTCCGTTTGATGAGCATCACAGCCCAAGTTGAATTCTGCAAGCAAGTTTTTGGCAACTTCCTCCTGTAGGAGCACAAGCACTACGATTAGGGGTAAACAGCACGAACCAGAACCCGAATACTagctctttgaaaaacaagGTGCACTTGATATCTTTAAACATCAATCCCTACACATCTATTCTGCTTTTTATAGGTCCACGTTACCTTCGATTTGATAGGTAAGCACGTTACTTGCAGACAACCACACTGGATGCTATTGATAAAGAACTGCTACTATGGACACTGAAGTACCTTTTCCCATGGAAAAGGACGTGCTACGGCTAGGAAGCTCAGCGATACCACTTCTGACCGAGTCCCCATGCTATTAATTGCTAGGCTGCCTAGATTTATGGTctgcccagcagagctgttcttcattttccaatTTGGAAGTTTTCAAGCTTTCCAGGAAACTCTGTCAGTCACTCAGCTCCCTCCACATACCACACATCAGTCACTTGCAGTaacttctcaaatatttaaGGGATGTGTAGCAGAAGCGCTTCATGTAGAACATGCTTAGATAAGTAGAACAACATTGCAGGGTTTCCAACAGATGTTATAAACGAGAACCAGCAGTGAGACCTTCAGCACCACAGCCAGTTGTTGTCCTTTCTTTGCTTAGGAACCTGAACAGGTTCCCCAGCCACAACACCTACTTTGTATTGGTTTACGCTCAGATAAAGACATAAAACAGGCATCATCAATTAGCTGcaacttttatttcaataaaatattgaaatcaataaaataaaaattcagggCAATCTGCTCTGAATCTGAATGCCCACTCTTTTAATAGTCCAAGCTATTTGTTACACCACCTGTCTGAAGGGCAGTGTAGTTACTAAAACCTGTAATAATGAAAAACCATAATTTGgtttaaaatacacatatataatataaaatatacacacacCTCATCACGACAGTGCACTGAGTCAAACCACGGGGCTTTTATGCTATTCTGACTTTAGATAATTTCTAAGTGATGTTAATGGGTGGTtatctagttttaaaaattcagaagctATCCTAGAACTCAGTATGCTGCAATTAGAGCAAGTGACATTCCCTTTAGGACTTTCAACAAAGAAATTTGCTTGCTACAACAGATGACTTGTGCTGAGGATGCAGGGAACATTTCAACAAACTGCACACCGTTAGCCTCATGCCCTGCTTCTTCAGTTTCTACCAACCCAacttatgaaggaaaaaaagacacatccCTCACAAGTtcttacaaacaaacaaaccttagGCCTCTAGAACAGAGTCCCATAAATataaacacagatttaaaattgtataaacacacatgcacacgcacacacaaagaATGCAATTAAACttaaaagtgacaaaaatacaaatgagtTGCTTAGCTGATGAAGGGCTCATTTTTGCCATCTTCTCTTGCCTTTGTTTTGGATGTGATGTAATGAAGAATAGGactcaaaacaaagaaaacagaagaacgaaaatgcattaaaataaaccgaaatgaaaagaagaaagttgcACAGATAATAACCTGCTGTGAAGAGGCAAAGCTTACAGTTTTAGGGACTTCGTATGCTATCTGAGTCGACACTCCGCCCATGTCAAGAATACCCACTGTCCTCTTACGGAAGATAGCCTCTTTGTTTTCGCTGCCTGGGACGTGCACCTCCACGATGGCTTCATCCTCTGggtaaaagaatgaaaaagccATTGAAAAATACAACCAGGATGGGCCTAAAGCAGCACTGCACTACCCGTAGcgatttttattttgtagcgATGCAAATCATTGAACTTTCACCTACGAGTTAAACAAATACCAGCATCTGCCCGTATCCTATTCACTAAAATCTTTATCTAAAAACACACCATCAACAGTGAAAGCACAGCAACGTACTTAAATCCTTCCTAAAATCCAAGTTAAATTCACAGTTAAGATACTTACCATCATCTGTATGTTCAAATCTTCCAAGAACAAAGTTGATGCCAATCCACGCATACACTCCTACATGCATAAGAGAACATATTGGGACATTTCAGGAatgacttaaaaacaaagaggatTTTTTCTGCATATGAGTTATGTCTCTGCTCATGTtttctataataaaatatttaaacgTTACACATTCCTGACACATTATTCTGCCTTCTTTTCCAAGTCAAGATTCGGACAAAAATCCCAATTCAATATACCAAACACAATTTGATGTCTAAATTCCATAAAAAAGCAccttagcttttaaaatgattttaagccTCTAGCAAGCCGATCACAACCGAACACTGCTCCTTTAGAAACCATTTTTCCCACTCCTCATCAAGAATGTTGTGCCTTATCCTGATCCCCCCCTCTCTAAAGGGTGAGAAAATTGACTAAAATCCTTGCTAAGCACAGATGAGTTATTTTCCCTGCTaattagaaaacatttagaCAAGCTAGATCACAGCAGATGATTATCTCCACACTCCATCTGTTGCCACTGAGGAATAAGGTCTCACAACTGaaccagaattttaaaaagccataaataaataaaaaattgttcaAGTTGTACCCAGAAAGTAATAAATGTTTCAAagattataattatttttccaacattaaCCTACCTTCCTGCTTCCCTGAAATAACCTCTGCGTGCGAGTCcgaaaacagaaaatcaaagtgCACAGGAATATCAGTGAGCAGATCTTCAAGTATTGCCTTCTGCTGGCTGCAAAATTCCATTTTGAGCAGTTAAAAATAGCCAAAGACACCGAGCTCGCTATTCTAAACGCTAAAAATAAGACAGCCAATAACCTTTCTGGCAGAATCCTCATTCCTGCAGTGCACAGAATATAAAGAGGAGTCTCTTTGTGTTTTGCACGGGGCACGTGTTCAGCAGCAAAGCTCAGAAGTGGAGAAATGTAATCACTGACCTTCTCAGGAGAGTTGGCAAACTCCGAAATACCTAGCGGAAACAGATAAATACGAAAGTGAAGCAACTCAAGCTTTGGGTATTTCCTGTCTGGGAAATCTTGCTAAccaacacagagcagaaacaaacCGAAACCAAACCCAGGAAATCAACTACAGACATAAGAGATGAATAATTAAGCTAACACTTAACCGTCCTCTAAACAGTAAACAAAAGCCTGTGTTGGCTATATCACCTATTTAAATAATTGGTTCAGATAGCTTTAGAGAAAGCAGATTACTTATTCACTAAATAATCAGAGCCGAGTTAACTGACAGCTGTCTCAGTAAGCAGAGAAACCTCCCCCTCCTGCCTGTCAGTGTCACGTTTCAAGCTCTAAAGACGGACAAAGCTGTCTACAAAGCAAACCCAAAGAAATCCGAAGGAGCGCCACGCTGACAACTTCCAAGTATCCTTTGCccagacattttaaatatagggcttgaaaaaacaaaggttGGACAGACAGCTATCTAGAAAAATCACACggcaaaataatttcttcccgGTACCTGGCTTAATTTTCATAACCACCGGTTTTCTGTTCTTGTCCCTCATCTGTTTTATGTCCAGCAGGTCATGGGGGTTACCGTTGTGTCTCGGCCAGCAATACACAAAAATCCTAGAGCCGCTGCTGCCACAGTCCACAACGATTCCATAATTCAGATTGGGGTTGTTTGTGTCTGTAGCTTCGGTGTCGGTTACCCGGGCAAGATATCTAGAAGAAAACTTGGCGTTACCACCTGGCAACCGAGCTCCATATGGAAGCTTCTCTCAGCACCAGACTCCAAACAGGACAACAGTTTCCATCACAAGGATCACAGCTTTCAGTAGCGTGCTGAAGGAAAGCGACGTGCTACCCATAATAATCAAACTCCCAGAATAAATACCAGAAGTAACCTCCAGAAAAAAGTCTCCCTCAACATTCTTGCACCTGTAGTTTTCCTACCCTGCTACAACAACTTTAAAAGAAGTTATTAGAAAGCTGAGTTGCTGataaattgaaagaaatggagagggaaaatttcattaataaaacagatttttactAATTTTCCCGATTCACTTATTTTATTCACGCTTCCTGCCAGTGCCTTGTTTTTCACGCCAAAACCACATTTTATTCCCCTCTCCGAGGGCCTTTTCAGCTCTCACCTGTGGAATCTTTTGTCCCTGGACGCACGCCCGTACTTGTTGCGGATGACAACCAGCGAGTAGTACAGCAAGGAGACAGCGGCAGCGAGTATCCCGATCACGACGACCTGCCGCAACGTCGTGTTGAGCACGCGCGGACACCCCACGGGGGAGATACTGAAGTGCCAAGAAGCAGGAAGCAAACACGAGATGCTGATCCTAAGATACAGAGAGGATAATCTGCTTTAAAGACGGGCTTTGTTACCAAAAAGGGGCGTAGAGCATTCTGAAATGAGCCAAGGACAAACACTTATCAGAGACCTTCCTTCGTTATGTTCTAGCTCAGTTTTGCTCATGCTCTGACTTCAGTCTAGACTCCGTTTCCACACTCCCACCTCTGAATTCATCGTTAGCCATGAATTCATAATCAGGTTCCCCGTCCCTCGCTCAAACGACGCCAGAATTGGACAGTTCCTTGAGGATCCTTACCTCCCCATCTCGGGCTAGGAGCAGGACCAGCGGACAGCGAGCAGCTGGCGTTCCAACATCAGCCGGTCACCTCCGACTGACACGGCACAATCACCCTCAGAGCCATTGCTCTCCTGGGCCTGAAATAAAGAGCAGCGAGAGACAGGTGATCGTCCGGACACGGTGACAAAGAGCACTGCAGGTCGAGGGAGGCGATCCCTCTGTGAGGCCCCGCCGAGAGTGCTGAGCCCCATTTTGAGCTCCCCAGGACGAGACACATCTGGATGAACTGGAGCAAGCCCAGCGAAAGGCCACAAAGACAAAATCAGGCACTGAAGCATCTTTCACATGAGGAAAGGCCAAAAGAATTGGGATTGTTCTGCGTGGAGGGAAGAGTTCTCGCTCACACCTACAAATATCTCACTGAGGGATGTAAAGAAGAGGGAAGCGCTTcccccggtgacacccggcgACGAGAGGCACAAACCCAAACACAACAAATTCCACCTGGACGTAGGAAAAACCTTGCATCATGAGGACAGCTGGACGCGGACACTGGCTGAGCGCTGCCCATCCCTGCAGATAACGCCTGAAGGGATGCAGCCTGTGCCAGCcgcccctgcctgcagctgggccgCCCCCGGCTCAGCCCAGGCAGCTGGGGATCTGTGCCTGCAGATCCTAAAACCATTAAAGTTGGAGAAACCCCCCAAGACCACCTGGCCCACCACCCCCTGGGCACCCCCACTCCCTGAGGAGAAccgcctcccctcccccaaCCCCCTCACACCCATTtttaaccccccccccgcctccacACGACCCCGGACgcccccatctcccccccccccccgcagccctcACACCCCAGGCCCCACAaaccccccccggcccctcccagggagccccggcccggcctcgccccctccccgctcGCCCCCAACGGCACCCCCAGAGGCCGGAGCCTCCCCCCGGGGCTCAGCGGCCGCCGTTCCCCGCCCGGGGCCCCCCCAggggctgccgctgcccccccAGGCCCAGGCCCGGCCCCGACCCCGGCCCCGCACCTCCGCGTTCGCCACCTAGCAACGGGCCTCAGCGCCACTTCCGGGAGGCGCCGCCGGACGTGACGTAAGCACGCGCACACGTGGCACCGAGGGGGGGGAGGTAGCGCGGGGAGGGATTTATAGGGGGCGTGGGGATGTTGGGGCGTGGCTTAAGAGGGGAGGGGCGTGGCTTAGGGGTGGGCGTGGCTTTAGCGAGGGGGCGTGGCAGCGTGGCCTGTGTGCCAGGGGCGTGGTCTCGGCGTTGGGGGCGTGGTCTCAACGCCGGGGGTGTGGTCTCGGCACTGGGGGCGTGGCCTCGGCGCTGGGGGCGTGGCCTCGGCCGTGGAGGGAGCGCGGGCGGGCGTTAGGACCCAGGCGGGGGCCGCTCGCTAATTGCAATTACGGGGCTTAATGACCGCGCCGCGCTGAGCGGGCGGGCGCCACGGGCGTACCCGTAATGACACGCGTGTAAGCACGCGAATATCTGCTTAGCCACCGTGAGGCGCGGTGCTGTGGGGCCAGCTGCACCAAACCTGGACGGATTTACaggcaaaaattaaataaatctgaCCCAAACGAGCCCCAGTTTCGCTCAGTTTGCCCCTCATAAAGTCCTGGGGGTGTTCCCCGAATTGTCACCACGCCGACACCTCGGTGGCAGCGCTCCCCTTCAGCCAGGGTGGCACCGGAGCATcgtcaccccccccccagagcccaGGTTGGGCAAAGCGATGGGAAGTGGAGTTCTTCCCCAGttcctttctcctccaaaaACCGATGAATTTTGGCCAAATGTAAGccgtgctgggtgctgccaccGAGTGGCAGCACGGCTTGTGCTCCCCGATCCCTTGGGGAGTTCAAACGCGCCACCAAAATGGGCTGGTGGCCCCAGTAATGCCATGGGGAGGGTCGGGGGCTTTGGGTCAGGGCAAAGCGTGATGCTGAAAAATGGCTTCAGACGCACGtctgccccggccccggctcgtCCCGGTGAACCCAAGCGAGCAAAACTCCCAAATCCCCGCTGGTGAGCAGTGCGTGCCCAGGCAGAGGCCTGGAGGAGGTTGCATAAAGCAGGGCTGGGTTAAACGCCGCTTCTCCGGGGCGCTGGGCGATTTTGGGAGGTCAGCTTCGCCCCACGAGGACCACGAAGCCCTCGTCAGTCCGAAATAATTCGCCTTCCGAATGCAGGAGCAGGATGAGCCCCGAGCCTGGCTGCGGGAATAGCTCCGCTTGTCGGCCCTCTAAAATCCATTTATTCTGGAAGATTATTTTCCCCCcagaaaaacttcattttgtcCCCGCAATTCCCCAGCTCCGGCTTCTCCACTCCTTCTCCCGTTGCAACTTGTCGCACCCCAGACTTTTTGCCTCCACGGCGCgcacccagggcagccccaggctTTAAAAGCCTCGGTCACACCGCGAGGAGACAACCCCGAggtcctcttcctctttctgtgcTCACACAAAAGCCTTTCATCTTCGCCTCCCGAGCCGCTTTGTTGGTTTCTCAAAAGCACTTTGAGTTTTGCTTCCCCTTTCCGCACAGAGCTAACAGCGCCCGAGCTGTCCCCAGGGTGAGCCCatgtgctgggctctgcctcgGGGTTTTGTGGGCTGGGTTTTGCACGATGGCTTCTGTAGGCCAGGGTTTGCACGCCGGGTTTTGCATGCCGGGTTTTGCACACCGGATTTTGCACGCCGGGTTTTGCACACCGGATTTTGCCTGCCGGGTTTTGCACGCTGGATTTTGCTCACGGGGTTTTGCACGCCGGGTTCTGCACACTGGGTTTTGTACACCAGATTAAGCATGCTGAGTTTTACACACTGGTTTTGCATGCTGGGTTTTGCACGCCAGGTTTGCACACTGGGTTTTGCACGCCGGGTTCTGCACACTGGGTTTCGTACACCAGATTAAGCATGCTGGgttttgcacagcagttttgcAAGCTGACTTTTGCACATCAGGTCTACGCACCAGGTTTTGCACACCAGATTAAGCATGCTGAGTTTTGCACACCAGTTTTGCAAGGTGAGTTTTGCACATCAGGTCTACACACCAGGTTCTGCACACTGGGTTTTGCACTCCAGGTTTTGCACACCAGTTTTGCATGCTGGGTTTTGCGCATCAGGTCTACACACCAGGTTTTGCACACCAGGTTTGCATGTTGGGTTTTGCACTCCAGGTTTGCACACTGGGTTTTGCACACTAGGATTTCACACCAGGCTTTGCACACCAGGTTTGCACACCAGCTTCTACCGCCAGATAaccagcgtggggctggggctctgcttcCCACCAGGGCTCACTGCAGCCACTTTGCCACACGCTGAGGGAGAAGCCGCTCACCTCCAGTGTGTTTTTCCCCGTTAGCTGAAGGGCTTTAATGAACTTACCCCAGAAGCACTGAAGACAAAaccctgcccggccctgcctcctgcccacagACACGCACGTGGCTTCACAGCTACGGAAACACCTTTCACTCGGTGCAAGCAGCACCGGGAGCATTGCTGCCATGCTGCGGGTGTGTGGCTCtccaaaacaccccaaaactgCAGGTTTTTAATGGGGTGGAAGCAttgcagcccttctctgtgGATATACACCCTCGTTAGCTCTGCAGGGTGTGCATGGCCAGCCAGGAAGCCCCTCGGTCCCTTTCCGAGCTTAGCTTGACCTAAAAGCGGTGGCTGCAACTCAGGACTCTTGGGAATGACTTTGTTGCAGCTGTTGCCCGATGCTGCCGTCATCTGCAGAGACAAAggcacaagcagcagcatgtcAGCGGCGGCGAAggcttttgcaaaaaaaaaataaaaaataaaaataaaaaatgccagcGCTGCCATCAAGGCACgcaaagaaaaagctgctcTTCGTGCTGGTTTGCTGAGGGCAGAGCACggtttctgcttctgctgcgGGCTTTGGTCAGAGTTTGGCCTGGGCCGTATGGGATGTCCCCAAATACTGAAAATACCGAGAGCGGCCGATACAACCGGAGATGCCAGAGCCTGCAGGCGGCACAAAATGGAGGCCCGAGAGGAATGTGCGAGCTGTTTTTGTGCATGCTAATTATTTCCAGATGCATGCTCTTTGCAGCGACGGGGAAAATATTAGCTGCTTATGAACATAGCTCGTGCCCTTCGCTTGTACCTGGAGAAAGCAGCGCGGTGCACACCCAGAGCAGCGATGCACACCCAGAGCTTGTGTCGGGGGCATCTGCAATTTCAAATTGCGACCCCAGCGAGGTGTGTGCATTatctggcagcagcacagcgcCCACCCTGCCCGCACCCTCCCAAATATCAGTCCGCAGCGGCACCGGGGCCAGCAGATAGGGGGACGGCATCTCAGCATCTGTCCCCACTGATCAGCCCCGAGCagtcctgcaggagcagggctgaggtgtcacctctcctcttcttgcatttttgtgtattttttttaggttaaaaCTCCCTATTGCAGAGCTCAGCCCGGCCTCCCCAGCcagatgtgtttttatttgccCATTTGCAGAGCTCCTGTTTCATCCTTTTGGGGCTCACCATTGTCTAAGGAGCAAAACCTttcacaccaaaataaaaagactcGACCGAGGCGATGCaaggagctggtggcagagcaTCCACACTGCTTTGGGCTCATCCCCGGAACCACAATCCCTTGGGGACCTCATTTTCCAAGCAAACAGCGGGGCTGTCCCCAAAACCAGCGACCCCAGTGGGATCCTGGCAGCCTCCCGTGCCCGCTGCCACCGGTAAATCCCGAAAGCACCGGCGCGGGGCTGCACCTTTCCCATTGTCTCCCGAGGGCTCCAAACCAGAAAGGCAAGTCGATGAAAAGCTTCTGTCCAGGAAGTAGCACAAAAAAGCAAGCTTAATTATACACATTCAGGATTGCCTCTCCCTGTTACCTTAATCCATTCAGCGAGGTAATGGTAAATTAGGTCAGATTAGGCGAGGGCTGAAACAAAACCCACGGGCCAAATTCCTCGCATCCACACCTCCTTCACCTCCGAGGTTGCATAAATGGTTATGGGGCCGGATCTGCCCCCGCAGCGTCAGCAGGGCCACAGAGCTGACTTTTCAGATTTCAGCTGTTTCGGCCCAATTCTCCCTGACTTGGCATTCACACTGATGCCCCTCGCTGGCACCAACCTCGGTGCTGGTCCATATAACCTGTCCTACATGCACCGGCTGAATCCCGGTGAGAAGAGATGCCCTGAGCTGCCCAGCGCAGGGATTAACCCCCAGGGTGGCTGATTTTCCCTTACTAACCAACCCAGCGGCAGGGAATGCCTCGTGCTGGTGCTCAAATAAGTGGGTCAGCCCACTCCGGAGACACAACAatattatttgcttatttttatggcatttgccaatacagaaataaagagtAACCGGAGTGCATCGTGCTCAAAGGTCCGAGAGAAAAGGATGACATGGAAGGTTTAGGTTTGAGGCAGCACAAAACCTGCAGTTTTGACCCATTTTTTCCACCTAAGGACAAGTCTGGGGTGCAAATCCAAAGGGCTTTGTGGTGCTTAAAATCTATTTCTCGGCTCTGAACCTTTCTAAGGAGGAGCAGGGGTAGGGATCGCATCGCTGCTGTGGCAC is part of the Cygnus atratus isolate AKBS03 ecotype Queensland, Australia chromosome 27, CAtr_DNAZoo_HiC_assembly, whole genome shotgun sequence genome and encodes:
- the ENTPD4 gene encoding ectonucleoside triphosphate diphosphohydrolase 4 isoform X1, translated to MGRISISCLLPASWHFSISPVGCPRVLNTTLRQVVVIGILAAAVSLLYYSLVVIRNKYGRASRDKRFHRYLARVTDTEATDTNNPNLNYGIVVDCGSSGSRIFVYCWPRHNGNPHDLLDIKQMRDKNRKPVVMKIKPGISEFANSPEKVSDYISPLLSFAAEHVPRAKHKETPLYILCTAGMRILPESQQKAILEDLLTDIPVHFDFLFSDSHAEVISGKQEGVYAWIGINFVLGRFEHTDDEDEAIVEVHVPGSENKEAIFRKRTVGILDMGGVSTQIAYEVPKTVSFASSQQEEVAKNLLAEFNLGCDAHQTEHVYRVYVATFLGFGGNAARQRYEDSLFTSTVLKNRLLGKETGMTSDAPYLDPCLPLDAQDEIHQNGQIMYLRGTGDFNLCREIIQPFMNKTNETQTSLNGVYQPAVHFQNSEFYGFSEFYYCTEDVLRMGGDYNAAKFTKAAKDYCATKWSVLRERFDRGLYASHADLHRLKYQCFKSAWMYEVFHSGFSFPVSYNSLKTALQVYDKEVQWTLGAILYRTRFLPLRDIQQENFRGSHSHWRSFSFVYNHYLFFVCFLIVLLSILLYLLRLRRIHRRMLRNSSSTSLWIEEGLPPQKISGAL
- the ENTPD4 gene encoding ectonucleoside triphosphate diphosphohydrolase 4 isoform X2, coding for MGRISISCLLPASWHFSISPVGCPRVLNTTLRQVVVIGILAAAVSLLYYSLVVIRNKYGRASRDKRFHRYLARVTDTEATDTNNPNLNYGIVVDCGSSGSRIFVYCWPRHNGNPHDLLDIKQMRDKNRKPVVMKIKPGISEFANSPEKVSDYISPLLSFAAEHVPRAKHKETPLYILCTAGMRILPESQQKAILEDLLTDIPVHFDFLFSDSHAEVISGKQEGVYAWIGINFVLGRFEHTDDEDEAIVEVHVPGSENKEAIFRKRTVGILDMGGVSTQIAYEVPKTEEVAKNLLAEFNLGCDAHQTEHVYRVYVATFLGFGGNAARQRYEDSLFTSTVLKNRLLGKETGMTSDAPYLDPCLPLDAQDEIHQNGQIMYLRGTGDFNLCREIIQPFMNKTNETQTSLNGVYQPAVHFQNSEFYGFSEFYYCTEDVLRMGGDYNAAKFTKAAKDYCATKWSVLRERFDRGLYASHADLHRLKYQCFKSAWMYEVFHSGFSFPVSYNSLKTALQVYDKEVQWTLGAILYRTRFLPLRDIQQENFRGSHSHWRSFSFVYNHYLFFVCFLIVLLSILLYLLRLRRIHRRMLRNSSSTSLWIEEGLPPQKISGAL